In the Streptomyces formicae genome, one interval contains:
- a CDS encoding MFS transporter, producing MRHFRLLVVGNGVSAYGSYLNMVALNVFIYEVTDSALAAGLFMAVRLLTSVVSGWASGRLVSRYDRKRLMVGADLTQGAAMVALLVAPDGARAGLLYVLAVVTGFCSTLSGVALRSSIPEIVGGELRLRANALLATGRSLAMIAGFASAGVLVAQLGYTAAIALDAATFAVSASVLFSLPIRTNAGRRAKSDAVGKGAGAAASGKEEREPSTGSLMLLRAAPVLAVMIVVRAADGLGSSSHNVALPVYSSGLDPSHPATFISQFWATWAIGNIVAQQICSRFAGRGKWQGPGERAFAIGSCVMSAAFIVVFTGLPTVAAIAAALVAGMADGLTETAYVTRLQAAPDEQRGRLFGLSASVENTGFGLGMLVSGALLDRYSPLHVVGLLHGVAIVLCAALFVVLVRQGRQGEAASAPPAERTEPVEKEIR from the coding sequence TTGCGGCACTTTCGCCTGCTTGTCGTCGGCAACGGCGTCTCGGCGTACGGCAGTTATCTGAACATGGTCGCCCTGAACGTCTTCATCTACGAGGTGACCGACAGCGCGCTCGCCGCGGGCCTCTTCATGGCCGTACGCCTCCTGACGAGTGTCGTGTCCGGCTGGGCCAGCGGCCGCCTGGTCTCCCGCTACGACCGGAAACGGCTGATGGTCGGCGCGGACCTGACCCAGGGCGCCGCCATGGTGGCCCTGCTCGTCGCCCCCGACGGGGCGCGCGCCGGGCTCCTCTACGTCCTGGCCGTCGTGACCGGATTCTGCTCCACCCTGTCGGGTGTGGCGCTGCGCAGCAGCATCCCCGAGATCGTCGGCGGCGAGCTGCGCCTCCGGGCGAACGCGCTGCTCGCGACCGGGCGTTCCCTCGCGATGATCGCCGGGTTCGCCTCGGCGGGCGTCCTGGTCGCACAGCTGGGCTACACCGCCGCCATCGCCCTGGACGCCGCCACCTTCGCGGTCTCCGCCAGTGTCCTGTTCTCGCTGCCCATCCGTACGAACGCGGGACGGCGGGCGAAGTCGGACGCGGTGGGGAAGGGCGCGGGGGCAGCGGCGAGCGGCAAGGAGGAGCGTGAGCCGAGCACCGGTTCGCTCATGCTGCTGCGCGCCGCCCCCGTGCTCGCCGTCATGATCGTGGTGCGGGCCGCCGACGGCCTCGGCTCGTCGTCGCACAACGTCGCCCTGCCCGTCTACTCCAGCGGCCTCGACCCCTCCCATCCGGCCACGTTCATCAGCCAGTTCTGGGCGACGTGGGCGATCGGCAACATCGTGGCGCAGCAGATCTGCAGCCGCTTCGCCGGGCGCGGGAAGTGGCAGGGGCCGGGGGAGCGGGCCTTCGCGATCGGCTCGTGCGTCATGTCGGCCGCGTTCATCGTGGTCTTCACCGGGCTGCCCACGGTCGCGGCGATCGCGGCCGCGCTGGTGGCGGGGATGGCCGACGGTCTCACCGAGACCGCGTACGTCACCCGGCTCCAGGCGGCGCCCGACGAGCAGCGCGGCCGGCTCTTCGGCCTCTCCGCCTCCGTCGAGAACACCGGCTTCGGCCTCGGGATGCTGGTCAGCGGCGCACTCCTGGACCGCTACTCGCCGCTGCACGTCGTGGGCCTGCTGCACGGCGTGGCGATCGTGCTGTGCGCCGCGCTGTTCGTGGTCCTGGTGCGGCAGGGGCGCCAGGGGGAGGCCGCGTCCGCGCCGCCCGCCGAGCGTACGGAGCCCGTGGAGAAGGAGATCCGATGA
- a CDS encoding response regulator transcription factor, protein MPAHSRPESAPALSLRERQVLAHIAAGLSHKQVARRMGISVHTVSTYLRRIRNKRSAPTVAHLIRLSLTENCGPR, encoded by the coding sequence ATGCCAGCACACAGTCGTCCCGAGAGCGCACCGGCCCTGTCCCTCAGGGAACGTCAGGTGCTCGCGCATATCGCGGCGGGACTTTCCCACAAGCAAGTGGCCAGACGCATGGGCATCAGCGTGCACACCGTGAGCACCTATCTGCGGCGCATCAGGAACAAGCGCTCCGCGCCCACCGTGGCGCATCTCATCCGGCTGAGCCTCACCGAGAACTGCGGGCCTCGATGA
- a CDS encoding methyltransferase yields MTTADAATEHETAHDHAAAPAFDPGAAAHLYRLAFGFVPAQMIHVAVRLRLPDLLADRTWSAADLAAEAGVQAQALRRVLRGLASLGVVTETDEGGFHLAPAGQLLRSDVPHSLRPMLLPYFDEGIWAAWGGLLDAVRTGRPSIETVTGGPVFAYFEQNPELGAQFHAAMAVSAQAEAWAVAEAYDFSDVATVVDVGGGDGTLLTGLLTRHPHLRGVLADTAQGVAGAVDRFAGAGLGERCDVVAGDFFASVPPGADRYVIKSVLHDWDDDRCVDLLRNCRDAMSDTGRIMVVEIVAPPVVDTGTDPFLAVSDLTLMVLTPGRERTAAEFDELFRRAGLELVARSEPLGFSGYRIIEARSSR; encoded by the coding sequence ATGACCACGGCCGACGCCGCCACGGAACACGAGACCGCCCACGACCACGCGGCCGCCCCCGCCTTCGACCCCGGCGCCGCCGCGCACCTCTACCGGCTCGCCTTCGGCTTCGTACCCGCGCAGATGATCCACGTCGCGGTGCGGCTGCGCCTGCCCGACCTGCTCGCCGACCGCACCTGGAGCGCGGCCGACCTGGCAGCGGAGGCGGGCGTCCAGGCGCAGGCGCTGCGCCGCGTGCTGCGCGGCCTCGCCTCGCTGGGCGTGGTGACCGAGACGGACGAGGGCGGCTTCCACCTCGCGCCCGCCGGGCAGCTGCTCCGCTCGGACGTGCCGCACTCGCTGCGGCCCATGCTCCTGCCCTACTTCGACGAGGGCATCTGGGCCGCCTGGGGCGGTCTCCTGGACGCCGTGCGTACGGGAAGGCCCTCCATCGAGACGGTGACCGGCGGCCCCGTCTTCGCGTACTTCGAGCAGAACCCGGAGCTGGGGGCCCAGTTCCACGCGGCCATGGCGGTCAGCGCGCAGGCGGAGGCGTGGGCCGTCGCGGAGGCGTACGACTTCTCGGACGTCGCCACCGTCGTCGACGTGGGCGGCGGCGACGGCACCCTGCTGACCGGACTGCTCACCCGGCACCCGCACCTGCGGGGCGTGCTCGCCGACACCGCACAGGGCGTCGCGGGCGCCGTGGACCGGTTCGCCGGGGCGGGCCTGGGGGAGCGGTGCGACGTCGTGGCGGGGGACTTCTTCGCGTCCGTGCCGCCGGGCGCCGACCGCTACGTGATCAAGAGCGTGCTGCACGACTGGGACGACGACCGCTGCGTGGACCTGCTGCGCAACTGCCGGGACGCGATGAGCGACACGGGACGGATCATGGTCGTGGAGATCGTGGCGCCCCCGGTCGTGGACACGGGCACCGACCCGTTCCTCGCGGTGAGCGACCTCACCCTGATGGTGCTCACGCCCGGCAGGGAGCGCACCGCCGCGGAGTTCGACGAACTCTTCCGGCGCGCCGGGCTCGAACTCGTCGCGCGGAGCGAGCCCTTGGGATTCAGTGGCTACCGGATCATCGAGGCCCGCAGTTCTCGGTGA
- a CDS encoding cytochrome P450 family protein — protein MPVQSRSEPLAGFSPYVLLTRPEETHRLIRAEPPVRLVREESGFTYFLVSGHAEARRALRDPRLSNDPRRLGHASGAAVAYSPMANDDPPAHTRLRRLVSHGFTRRRIAALEPRIERTVAELLDAVTPAGHADLIADFAFPLPVLVISELLGIPTADRPAFRTWASRTLSVETGPRTRDERSRRLRAYFGGLVEEKRAGVRHDVPADEQPDLLSALLVAQEDGGLSDEELVGLAMLVLVAGHETTTNLIGNGLLTLLAHPDQFRELREDPALLPGAVEELLRFEGSAGQSSLRVAVEDVELGGTLIPEGSVVNVGLSLANRDPDAFGGERSAGAGPDRFDIRRAPNPHLAFGHGIHFCLGAPLARALASCAFAALFARLPGLALDVPPAELRWRQISILCGLTRLPVSFRPGPGPAGRPEDRPAIRSEGASAE, from the coding sequence ATGCCGGTTCAGTCGCGGTCCGAACCGTTGGCCGGATTCAGCCCCTACGTCCTGCTGACGCGGCCCGAGGAGACGCACCGGCTCATCCGCGCCGAGCCACCCGTCAGGCTCGTCCGCGAGGAGAGCGGCTTCACCTACTTCCTGGTGTCGGGCCACGCGGAGGCACGCAGGGCGCTGCGCGACCCGCGGCTCTCCAACGATCCGCGCCGCCTGGGCCACGCGTCCGGCGCCGCCGTCGCGTACTCACCCATGGCCAACGACGATCCGCCCGCCCACACCAGGCTGCGCCGACTCGTCTCGCACGGGTTCACCCGGCGCAGGATCGCCGCGCTCGAACCCCGCATCGAGCGCACGGTCGCGGAGCTCCTCGACGCCGTGACGCCCGCGGGACACGCGGACCTGATCGCCGACTTCGCCTTCCCGCTGCCCGTCCTCGTCATCAGCGAACTCCTCGGCATCCCCACCGCCGACCGCCCGGCCTTTCGCACCTGGGCCTCGCGCACCCTCTCCGTGGAGACGGGTCCCCGCACGCGCGACGAGCGGTCGCGCAGGCTGCGGGCGTACTTCGGCGGGCTCGTCGAGGAGAAGCGGGCAGGCGTACGGCACGACGTACCGGCGGACGAGCAGCCCGACCTGCTCAGCGCGCTGCTCGTGGCACAGGAGGACGGCGGGCTCAGCGACGAGGAACTCGTGGGCCTCGCCATGCTGGTCCTCGTCGCGGGCCACGAGACCACCACCAACCTCATCGGCAATGGCCTGCTCACGCTCCTCGCCCACCCCGACCAGTTCCGTGAGCTGCGCGAGGATCCGGCGCTGCTGCCCGGCGCGGTGGAGGAACTGCTGCGCTTCGAGGGGTCCGCGGGGCAGTCCTCGCTGCGGGTCGCCGTCGAGGACGTGGAGCTCGGCGGGACGCTCATCCCCGAGGGGTCCGTGGTGAACGTGGGCCTGTCCCTGGCCAATCGGGACCCGGACGCCTTCGGGGGAGAGCGGAGCGCGGGCGCGGGCCCCGACCGCTTCGACATCCGGCGCGCGCCCAACCCCCACCTCGCCTTCGGGCACGGCATCCACTTCTGCCTCGGCGCGCCCCTGGCCCGCGCCCTCGCGTCGTGCGCGTTCGCGGCGCTCTTCGCGCGGCTGCCGGGACTCGCCCTCGACGTACCGCCCGCGGAGCTGCGCTGGCGGCAGATCAGCATCCTCTGCGGCCTGACGCGCCTGCCCGTGTCGTTCCGACCAGGACCCGGCCCCGCAGGCCGCCCCGAAGACCGTCCCGCCATCCGATCCGAAGGAGCGAGCGCAGAATGA
- a CDS encoding LuxR C-terminal-related transcriptional regulator, translating into MAQTLRAEQPDVVVVSHDPLVMDGIAVAEALRSCPELASSGAGVLMLCDSLEHDELLSALRGGVRGVLPVNGDPYTLAAAIREIAAGAMLLKSPTAVGLINRLVSRSPGVTVVPGSHLSRLTHRERDVLSLVANGHSNCEIAQKLTLSEATVKSHLYHLCQKLGLRDRAQAVILAYETGLVRACPAA; encoded by the coding sequence GTGGCACAGACCCTCCGGGCGGAACAGCCCGACGTGGTGGTGGTCAGCCATGATCCACTCGTTATGGACGGCATCGCGGTGGCCGAAGCACTCCGCTCCTGCCCGGAGTTGGCGTCCTCCGGCGCCGGCGTCCTGATGCTCTGCGATTCGCTGGAGCACGACGAACTTCTCTCGGCGCTCAGAGGTGGTGTGCGCGGGGTGCTTCCGGTGAACGGTGACCCCTATACGCTCGCCGCCGCCATCCGCGAGATCGCCGCGGGCGCCATGCTCCTCAAGTCGCCGACGGCCGTGGGCCTCATCAACCGTCTGGTCAGCCGGTCGCCCGGCGTCACGGTGGTGCCGGGGTCCCATCTGTCCAGGCTCACCCACCGCGAGCGCGACGTGCTGTCCCTGGTGGCCAACGGGCACTCCAACTGCGAGATCGCCCAGAAGCTGACCCTCAGCGAAGCGACCGTCAAGTCGCACCTCTACCACCTGTGCCAGAAACTCGGCCTGCGCGACCGTGCCCAGGCCGTCATCCTCGCCTACGAGACGGGGCTCGTCCGGGCCTGCCCCGCGGCCTGA